GCTCGTGTGCACGAGTTCCGATTCACCGTTGGCCAGGGTGGGGTACGTGAGCGATATACTTTCACTGGCGTTCGTGTTCCGCGCGGACCTTATTCGCGTGGTGCCACAGTTGGGACAAACTGGATacctttttttatacattctaaTTGCTcctattaatatatacaagttATAATCCttcatataaatacatttgcaGCTTTAAGTGCGACGTATACCCTTCGTAAACATATTCAAAAGTGTTCTGGCGTAAtaactgtatttaaaaaagaaaaacaatggaACTGCCTTTGATAAAcggtttttaatttttttaaaagagaacatgtatgtgtaaatattttatgcaagAGGAAGTAAACATATATAGAACTATGTTAAAGGGAATTATCATTGTTGtcattatctttatttacgTGGCCAATCATTACAAGGATGGTTATTGCACGGCTAGTTAATTTTCTCCGTCTTTAGTAAATGCTACTGAACAATATGGCATAATACAATATCTCTAAACTATGTTTACATCGTTTTTCACTGTGGCTGGCCACTTTAACATTATACTTCATAACTTCTCATCTCTGTGGGGACTCAATGGCCCCTCTATAGCTCGGCTTTTCATCTATTGGGGCCCACTAGCTCCCCTCTAGCTcaggtacctcggggttgctaagcccgcaCTGTAGCTTCAAAAAACACTTCTACAACCCCTGAGGGCTGAAGGGAATTATTCTCAGTCATAGTAATACTATtcatttattgataataaGAATCATACGCGATGAAGAGGTCAAACTAAAATCCAGCACATAAGgcctatatacatataacgcAAAATAGTTCTTAACGCTCAACGGTAAATggattcaaaattttaatatagtggcgccatcggtgggaaaatgcccaagtttgtcgctAAAAAAGTTCTAACGCTTAACGATAGATGGAgccaaaattttaatatagtggcgccatcggtgagaaAATACCCAAGTTTGTCGCTGAAAAAGTTCTAGCGCTCAATGTTAGATGGCACCACTATTGAAATTTTGGCTCCATCTAGCGTTGAACGTTAGAACTTTTTTAccgacaaacttgggcattttcccACTGATGGCGccactattttaaaattttgaatccACCTACCGTTGAGCGTTAGGCACTATTATAAGAACGAATgcgtgaaataattaatgtaatgaTAATAACGTAACCTTCGATGTAATCTTCACGTGAATATTCGATTATATAGAAAAACACCTTCGAAAACATGGGATTTTCataacaaaaacatttatttactattctaTTACACTTATGATTCCGGTGTGTATTCGAGTGAAGGATCACCGAACACATATACATCATCAGCATACAAATTATCAGGGAGTGATTCTTCGTTTATATTCCCTAAATATGTAGGAAAATGCGGCGATTGTGACTTTTTCAATGGAAGGACCGTATCATACAAGTAGCACATGGTGTTTGTTTCTCCTGGTATATTTGGAGCTAATACCCAAATCACATTAAATTTGGTATTTACTCGTAGTACCTGCAAgcaaagaatatttgttcacggtaatttcttttcaatattaCACATTTTGTGAACTATTtaactaatattattatgtaccTTTACACCTCGGAGAATACGCCAGTTATTTCCCATATGCCCAGGCAGTTTGGTACCAGGCATTACTCTAGCTTTTGCACCTCCGGAACCTATATTACCGGGTCTTCTATGTGTTTTCGTTACACCATGAGTGGCAGGCATTCCATGAAATCCCCACCGCTTCATAACACCCTGAAAGCCGCGGTCTATCCtacatttataaagaatattgtAATTGACGATTAGATATCCAACACAGAATTAAAGTATCGCTAAAATGTTTAcgtttttcctttaatatcaatataatCTCCTGGTTTAAAATGAGCTGCACACAAAGGAGTTCCTGGTTGGAGAGCAGCATCTGGCGAAACAATGAACCTCATTAGCGTTTTCTTTGGTGTAACTCCAGCTGCATTAAATATTCCGTAATATTCCTTAGTAATCTGTAAAAATCAATGGTACGAACATTGAATGTCAGTTGTAGGtagaaacatgaaaaaaatggcaaaaatcATGCCAACTTACTAGCTGTGGATCAATATTTACTGCACCTACTACAAGACAACCTTTTTTCGTCTTAATTTGTTTACGCCTAGAGATAATTGGATTAAAGTTTTCTGGtggtatatattttacaacttCATTATCTataatctgtaaataaatgagatacaTAACAATTTGGtggaattgtttaaaatagaaaaataattctatttgatCACAATAGCAAGCATCACCTGTATTAATGTACTTAATACTTTCTGTCCATTTTTTAACCACATTGGAtatattccaatttttttgCCAATTAAGCCAGTACGCTGAGACTTAGGAGTCCATTCCTtagatatttcaattatatctgAACATAATGGTGATGTAGAATTCAAAAGTCCTCGTTTTGATGTTATAAACTCTGACAAGAACTCTTTGTTTTGCGATGTGAGTGATTCGTTATAATGCTAATAAAGAGAgcaatattatatactatctATAAAACAGCAAAAAAATCAAACTAGTTTTTGATGTTACGAATACATACAGCATGAACTGGTCTTGGAAGCCATTCTGGATGACGCTTCCTTGGTATAGGAGGTCGTCTGTTACGACTAGGTACCCTTGTGtcaacactaattaaaaataatcatacaTTTGTTAACTAACAAGAATGTTATAAcgaacgataaatatgtaaataacaaattgttttcttcgaacagtaatatatttacaaacattataCGTGTACTAAGAATGTATCAGGAAATTGGGATAATAATTATGTAGTGCTTTCTTTCCATACCTTAGCTTGAGACATTTGTTAAAAAGTTGAAAGCCATTATaagtttttattatcgataccATGCTTATCGAGCTAAGAACTTTGTGTAAATGGTATTGCAACAGTACGGTATTAAAGTAACCTTAAAAAAAGATACTGTGCTTGACTGTGAGCACAAGAATTTGCCGATAGTTTGCCTCATTGTCAGTTTGTCCTAACACCAATAGAGGTCTCCCATTCTCGCAAGTCATCgctttaatttatatacaaggCATTTATCAATTAGTAACATTAAAATCTGTATTTATCGATCATTTAACAATAACTTGGAATACGGTCATTTAAAAGTCAACAAAACGGAATTGGactttaacatttatatttaattcattttcagtACTTTCTTATAATctattctgtaaatataaacagtaTCTAATTCCTACATTTTTTGCCTACTGATAAAGATCAAAGATCATTTAAAGAATTGTATGTTTAATTGTACGCATTATTACATCGAATTTGAGTAACGCTTTCTGTTCTTATCGCAACTTATGtgtatacaattgtttttatttgggAAAATTACTCTCTATTAATACGATCCATCTTGAAGTAAG
The sequence above is drawn from the Hylaeus volcanicus isolate JK05 chromosome 2, UHH_iyHylVolc1.0_haploid, whole genome shotgun sequence genome and encodes:
- the LOC128884743 gene encoding 39S ribosomal protein L3, mitochondrial isoform X1 yields the protein MVSIIKTYNGFQLFNKCLKLSVDTRVPSRNRRPPIPRKRHPEWLPRPVHAHYNESLTSQNKEFLSEFITSKRGLLNSTSPLCSDIIEISKEWTPKSQRTGLIGKKIGIYPMWLKNGQKVLSTLIQIIDNEVVKYIPPENFNPIISRRKQIKTKKGCLVVGAVNIDPQLITKEYYGIFNAAGVTPKKTLMRFIVSPDAALQPGTPLCAAHFKPGDYIDIKGKTIDRGFQGVMKRWGFHGMPATHGVTKTHRRPGNIGSGGAKARVMPGTKLPGHMGNNWRILRGVKVLRVNTKFNVIWVLAPNIPGETNTMCYLYDTVLPLKKSQSPHFPTYLGNINEESLPDNLYADDVYVFGDPSLEYTPES
- the LOC128884743 gene encoding 39S ribosomal protein L3, mitochondrial isoform X2, yielding MISGNVNCISVEIPSILIDNRVDTRVPSRNRRPPIPRKRHPEWLPRPVHAHYNESLTSQNKEFLSEFITSKRGLLNSTSPLCSDIIEISKEWTPKSQRTGLIGKKIGIYPMWLKNGQKVLSTLIQIIDNEVVKYIPPENFNPIISRRKQIKTKKGCLVVGAVNIDPQLITKEYYGIFNAAGVTPKKTLMRFIVSPDAALQPGTPLCAAHFKPGDYIDIKGKTIDRGFQGVMKRWGFHGMPATHGVTKTHRRPGNIGSGGAKARVMPGTKLPGHMGNNWRILRGVKVLRVNTKFNVIWVLAPNIPGETNTMCYLYDTVLPLKKSQSPHFPTYLGNINEESLPDNLYADDVYVFGDPSLEYTPES